DNA from Sulfitobacter albidus:
GAGGGGCTGACGATCATTCCGGTCAGCCATGTGTCCGAAGTGTTGGAGCACGCATTGGTGTCCAAGCCTGAACCCATCGAATGGGACGAGGCCGCCGAGGAAGCGGCAGCGGCAGCGGCCCTCGCGGGTCGTGGCGGATCGGGTGACAGCGCCGTCGCGCACTAGCGGCGAACCCATTGTAAAAGAAGCGCCCCGAGGGAAACCGCGGGGCGTTTTCTGTGTCCGGGGTGCAGTCATTTGAGGTCGCGCGGGTGGTATCACTGGATTTTTGATACGATGTTCGGTAAGATTTGGAAAAACAAATAATCAAAACCAACCGAGGCAGTGTAAATGACCACATCCACAAAGAAATCTACCAAAACAGCTGCGCGCAAAACCACCAAGGTGAGCCCGCCGAAGACATCCCCCATGACCGCCGTCGACACGGCCTCCGCGCCCGAAGCGGCGATCCCGGACCCTGCGCTGGTCGAAACACTGAGCCCGGTTTTGGCCGGTAAGGAGCTGCGCAAAAAGGAACTTTTCGATCTTGTGGTCGAACGGTCGGGGCGCAAGAAAAAGGACGTCAAACCCATCGTCGAGGCCATGCTGGCCGTTCTGGGCGACGCGTTTTCCGAGCACCGCGAGATGCAGCTGCCGCCGCTTGGTAAATTGAAGGTCCAGCGCGGCAAGGAGCTGGGCGACGGACGGGCGTTGGTGTTGAAACTGCGACAGAAATCCGCCGTGCTCAACGCAGCGGATACGCCGAAAGATCCCGTGGCCACGGCCGCCGAATAACCGGGCCACGACCGGCCACCGCCCCCCTTGCACGCGGGGGCGGAATTGGCTATTCGAACGGCAGGGGTGATTAGCTCAGTGGTAGAGCGCTTCGTTCACATCGAAGATGTCAGGAGTTCAAATCTCTTATCACCCACCATTTTCCCTGCCGTGCCGTAGTATTTCATTTACATATCAAGGCGTTGTGCGGTGTATTTAATTCTTAATCCGCCAAGGCCAGATCGGCATGAGATCCTTCCCTGAGCTTTACGTGCTGCGCCACGGTGAGACAGTCTGGAACGTCGAGGGCCGTTTGCAGGGGGGGCTGGATTCGGCCCTGACGGCGCGGGGCCGCGCACAGGCCGCGCGGCAGGGAGAAATCCTCGCATCGCTGGAATTGTATGGCTTTTCAGGTATTTGCAGTCCACAAGGCCGCGCGGCTGAGACCGCACGGATTGCGCTGCCCGAGGTGCTGAAGCTCAGCTACGATCCCGCCCTGCGTGAGATCGGTATGGGCGACTGGGCGGGCAAGGCGCGCGCGGATCTGGGCGATGTTGGCAAGGGATTCGACCTCTACGAGGCGGCACCGGGGGGTGAGGGCTTTACCGCGCTGGCGCGGCGCTGTGCGGCGTTTCTGGAGGGGGTGCAGGGCCCCGCCGTTCTGGTCACCCATGGCATCACCTCGCGCATGATCCGCACGCTCGCGACCGGGCAACCGATTGAAATGGTGCGGGAAATCGGGGGCGGACAGGGATGTGTGTACCACGTGGCAGGCGGCGTGCAAAAACGCATCGATTGAGGCTTGCCAGCGCGGGCGGCTTTGTCTAAACCGCTGCCACCGGGTCGTTAGCTCAGTTGGTAGAGCGCTTCGTTTACACCGAAGATGTCGGGAGTTCGAGCCTCTCACGACCCACCATGCGCGGTTGTAGCTCAGTTGGTTAGAGTGCCGGCCTGTCACGCCGGAGGTCGCGGGTTCGAGCCCCGTCAACCGCGCCATTTTTGCCTTCCAGATTTTGTTTTTCGAAACGCTTTAGGACGTGTGCACTGGGTGTATGACCGACGTACACATCCTGTGCATACAAAAGGCGCAGCTAGCGTGGCCCTTTTTGCTGCATCAGATCGTTTAGAAGACTGCGCATCTGCGCCGCTTCGTCCGGCGGCGAATTCTTTAAGAGTTGTTCGATCTCTTTCTCGGAGGCTTCGAGGAATTCAATGGCGCGCTCGCTCAATTCGTAGTGATCGCTGATGTCTGTGCCGATGTCGTTCAGGATCCCAGATGCGACACCGTCCGCACCGTACAAGAACGGAGCCGTGAGGATCGCGGCGTAGGCGAGGTTCCGGCCACCCTTGGCGGTTGTCGAATAGGCCTTGTCGGCTTGAACGCCGCTTTTCTTGGCGAGTTTGCTGACGTGCTGGATCAGGGCACCGCTGGTGGGATCGACAAACTTCGTCTCCAACGCGCGTTGCAGCAGCGACAGGATCAACTCGACGGGGATTTGCTGGCGTGTGAAATCGGCCTGTCCGTCGTCCATCGCACGCACGTCGGGGAAAGAGCGGACGAGATTCCCGGCGAGGCCCAAAAAGGTCTGTAGCGCGGTGCGCGCCTCACCGGGCAGCAGGTCAAGCGGATCGCGACCTTCGACACGTCCGCGATCCTGTTCCTCTAGATGCCCGCCGAGCGCGATGAGGCTTGCCCAGAGTTCCAGCGATCTCTCCGAGAGACTTCGCCCGGTATCCCCGAGGATACCCTCAAAACGGGCGGCTTCTTCGGCGACCTCTTGGCGCAGGCCGCCCGAGTTTGTCCTGTCGCCGAGTTTTTCGAGAAGATTTTTGATCCGCTCTGCACATAGGGTGGCGAGGGTCTCCTGCCGCTTTTGAAGCGGGGTGTCCTCAATAAAGAGCGCCATGGCGCCGTGAACGGGAGAAAACCGCCAACCTGCGGCATCCTGCTGATCAATCAATTGCGACGCTGTGATCGGGGGTTTTGGCTTGGTTGCCTCCCACGGGAGAGGTTCGGGGTAAGGCGGGAGGGATCGTAGGTAGGCGAGGGTTTTTTCGGTGCGTTCGCGGTCGTCGATGATTTCGGAAAGTGCCCGGAGGTCCTCTGACTTTTCGACTGCTTTGGTGTTTCGGAATTCTATCCTCGGCGAGATTGGGTATCCTTTCCCCTTAGAGTCAAACGATATGCCTGCGATTGGTCTGAGATCTTCAACTTCAGTCCCAATAATGTTGAGATCCATCAAGTTGTGAAGGCGAGTAAGGGCGCTAAGGTCTGTAATTTTCGCGTCCCACATATGCAGTAGCTCAAGGTTAAATAGCCGACTGAGTGGATCGAGTGATTGTGGATGGAGGCCGGTGATGTAGAGATCGGTGAGGTTGATCAGAGTTTCGACTGGTTTGAGGTCGGTCACTCTGGTTAGGTTTATATTCAGGATTTCTAGGGTGTCGAAGCCCGAAAGCACGTCAATGTTTGCGACCTGTGTGTTCTCGAGATCAATATAGAAGAGCGATTCTACTTTTCTTATGAGTGGTGGAATTTCCTCTAAGGCCTCAAGATCTCCAAAAGAAATTGAGCGCATATCCTCATCGGATTCAATATGCTCCTCAATCCGCCGCTCGGCTTCCGCGTAGGCCTCATCGGCTGTCATCTTTGATCCATCCATACCCGCCACTCTCCCACCGCCAAGAAAAACCCGCAAGCGCGCAGATAAGCGCTTGACGGTTTTTGCGTGGTGGCCTATCCCGCTCAAACGCGCTGCGGCAAACGTCGGGGCGCGCGCAGCGGGCGGTTGTAGCTCAGTTGGTTAGAGTGCCGGCCTGTCACGCCGGAGGTCGCGGGTTCGAGCCCCGTCAACCGCGCCACCGCTGCCGCAAAAGGCTCCCTTCGGGGGGCCTTTTTGCGTCTGGGCCGGTCAGTCGCCGTAGCCCATGATCCATTCGGTCTGCGCGTCGAGGTGGGCGTGCATATGGGCGATGTCGTCGTCGGACCATGCCTCGGGCAGATCGGGGCGGGGCCCTTCGGATTTCCACAGGTTGCCCATGCGGCGTTTGACGGGGCGGTAGCCGCGTTCAGTCGATTTGAGGTCAAAGGCGTCTTGCAGCACGCCGACCATGGCTTCGGGATCGCGGTTGAACGGCTCCATCTGGAAGAACATCACATTGGCGCCGCGCGCGATAAAGCTGAGCAAACCAAGATGTTTGGCGTTGCGCAGATCGAATATCGTGGGGAAGGGCGCGCCGGTCAGCGGGTGGCGGTCGTATTGCAGTGGCAGCGGGCCCGGTTGCAGCTCGGGGTGCAGCGGCTCGAAATGGTCGGGCTTGTCGATATAGCTGTCCCAGGGGGCGCGGATGAACGCCTCGAAGGGGAGTTGCTGCATGGCCTGGGTCGCGTGCCAGGGGCGTTTGAACAGCGACGTGGCCCAGGCCTGCGGCGCGCGCACGGCGCAGACCACCAGCATGTCCTGCGGCACGCCGACCATCTGGGGAAAGCCGTGTTTCCAGCCGAGCGATTCCTGCCGTTCGATGCGGAGCGATTTCGAGATCACCTTGCGGATGATGTTGGTGCCGCAGCCGCGCTCCCCCATGACCTGATAGCGGTTGGGCGGCGTGTCGTGGGCGCGGTGCAGATGCCAGCCCTGACGGGCCATATCGGCGGCCATGGGGGCAAAATCGGGGCGCGCGGTGGTGTGCGGCATTGTCATGGGCGGGGCCTCCCGGCTACATCTGGGCTCGACGCGGAGCATTGCGAATTCGCGCGGCATTGAAAAGGGGCAGCGGGCATGCAGACGGCGGCGGCGATCACCATGGTGCGCGGGGATGCGTTTTTTCTGGATGCGTGGCTGCGCCATTACGGCGGGCTGCTGGGCCGGCAGAATTGCTATGTCATCAACCACGGATTTGGTGCGGATGTGGCGACACAGGCCGAAGGATGCAA
Protein-coding regions in this window:
- a CDS encoding histidine phosphatase family protein; protein product: MRSFPELYVLRHGETVWNVEGRLQGGLDSALTARGRAQAARQGEILASLELYGFSGICSPQGRAAETARIALPEVLKLSYDPALREIGMGDWAGKARADLGDVGKGFDLYEAAPGGEGFTALARRCAAFLEGVQGPAVLVTHGITSRMIRTLATGQPIEMVREIGGGQGCVYHVAGGVQKRID
- a CDS encoding HU family DNA-binding protein; translated protein: MTAVDTASAPEAAIPDPALVETLSPVLAGKELRKKELFDLVVERSGRKKKDVKPIVEAMLAVLGDAFSEHREMQLPPLGKLKVQRGKELGDGRALVLKLRQKSAVLNAADTPKDPVATAAE